A single Corynebacterium resistens DSM 45100 DNA region contains:
- the purQ gene encoding phosphoribosylformylglycinamidine synthase subunit PurQ, which produces MSARIGVITFPGTLDDVDAARAVRLAGAEAVELWHADEDLKNVDAVVVPGGFSYGDYLRAGAIASIAPAMKAVVEAAGRGTPVLGICNGFQILQEAGLLPGALTRNEGLHFVCRDIYLEVENKNTPWTQGIKTDRILVPTKHGEGRFQADDETLKQLEDSGRVVFRYAENHNGSRNSIAGVCSENGRVVGLMPHPEHAVEELTGPSTDGLGLFTSVLHTLVS; this is translated from the coding sequence GTGAGTGCACGCATTGGCGTGATCACCTTTCCGGGAACACTCGACGATGTCGATGCCGCTCGCGCTGTCCGTTTGGCTGGTGCTGAGGCTGTCGAGCTGTGGCACGCGGATGAAGATCTCAAGAACGTAGACGCCGTGGTGGTGCCCGGTGGATTCTCTTATGGCGATTACCTGCGCGCGGGTGCTATCGCCTCCATCGCTCCAGCAATGAAAGCAGTGGTAGAAGCAGCTGGACGTGGCACCCCAGTGCTGGGTATTTGCAATGGCTTCCAAATCCTGCAGGAAGCGGGCTTGCTACCAGGCGCGCTGACTCGGAATGAAGGCCTGCACTTCGTGTGTCGCGATATCTACCTCGAGGTAGAAAACAAGAACACCCCGTGGACTCAAGGGATTAAGACCGACCGTATCTTGGTGCCTACCAAGCACGGTGAAGGTCGTTTCCAAGCTGACGATGAGACACTCAAGCAGCTAGAGGATTCCGGGCGCGTGGTGTTCCGTTACGCCGAGAACCACAACGGTTCCCGCAATTCTATTGCTGGTGTGTGCAGCGAAAATGGTCGCGTCGTAGGCCTCATGCCACACCCCGAGCACGCAGTTGAAGAGCTCACCGGTCCATCCACCGACGGACTGGGGCTGTTCACTTCCGTCCTGCACACTCTCGTTTCCTAG
- the purS gene encoding phosphoribosylformylglycinamidine synthase subunit PurS codes for MARVVVNVMPKKEILDPQGQAVVRALGRIGISGVNDVRQGKRFELDVEDNVSKEDLERIAHDLLANTVIEDYDVVVETENVEAAK; via the coding sequence ATGGCTCGTGTTGTTGTCAACGTTATGCCGAAGAAGGAAATCCTCGATCCACAGGGCCAGGCGGTTGTCCGTGCCCTTGGGCGCATCGGGATCAGTGGCGTGAACGATGTCCGTCAGGGTAAGCGCTTCGAACTGGATGTGGAGGATAACGTCAGCAAGGAAGATCTTGAGCGCATTGCCCACGATCTGCTGGCTAACACCGTGATCGAAGACTACGACGTTGTTGTTGAGACCGAGAATGTGGAGGCTGCCAAGTGA
- a CDS encoding polysaccharide deacetylase family protein, producing MNASRQPRLMLSVSSIAGDDVLTAQRICDMAREYGYRAGLVVNVNGPEWRLREDAPALELILDSAARGHEILLGGLGPLYHSSGQVEKGEFFQLGRHESSLRINGACRQLAQLGIHPRVFAPSRWGASSGAMEAAWKAGFEVAADAYHVWDLVGDIAHPVRVLAFGEGFGAAKWWRRNVLRTVQRMVAKGHDVRISVSAGKATKDSVFRDLERALHILHSAGYVGTTYESFAHPQEVVAGRRVGVA from the coding sequence ATGAACGCCTCCCGTCAACCCCGTCTCATGCTTTCCGTCAGTTCTATTGCGGGCGATGATGTGCTCACCGCCCAAAGAATTTGCGACATGGCGCGGGAGTACGGCTACCGCGCCGGGCTGGTGGTCAATGTCAACGGGCCAGAGTGGCGTTTGAGGGAAGATGCACCTGCGCTGGAACTCATTCTAGATTCCGCGGCGCGGGGCCACGAGATCCTCTTGGGTGGTCTGGGGCCCCTCTATCACTCTTCCGGGCAGGTCGAAAAGGGCGAATTTTTCCAGCTCGGGCGCCACGAATCCTCGCTGCGCATCAATGGCGCGTGCCGCCAGTTAGCGCAATTGGGCATACACCCTCGCGTCTTCGCGCCTTCTCGGTGGGGCGCTTCCTCTGGTGCGATGGAAGCGGCTTGGAAAGCTGGGTTTGAGGTGGCAGCGGATGCGTATCACGTCTGGGACCTCGTGGGAGACATCGCTCACCCCGTTCGCGTTCTAGCCTTCGGGGAGGGGTTCGGTGCTGCGAAGTGGTGGCGCCGAAATGTGCTGCGCACAGTTCAGCGCATGGTCGCCAAGGGCCACGATGTTCGCATTTCCGTGTCCGCGGGCAAAGCTACGAAGGATTCCGTGTTCCGAGACCTCGAGCGTGCCCTGCACATCCTCCACAGCGCGGGCTATGTAGGCACCACGTACGAATCTTTCGCCCACCCGCAGGAGGTCGTCGCTGGCCGTCGTGTTGGCGTCGCCTAA
- a CDS encoding S9 family peptidase — MSTENPSQNTAASTSDIKAPVPRKHPTTRTFHGRDFVDNYEWMRDKESEELMAHLKAENAWTEHRTSHLDSLKKDIFEEIKARVQETDLSVPVRSGQWWYFSRTEEGKNYPTMCRIPAREVDDWTPPRIEAGTAAEDEEVFLDANALAEGSKFFSLGAASVTLDGTRLAYSVDLAGDERFKMRFKDLTTGEHWPEEISNISYGATWVGNDTVYYQRVDDAWRPHEIWKHTLGTPVEEDELVFREEDERYWTGVGTTRSERYLLVSTSSKVTSECWYLDLQDPDAELTCILPRENGIEYGVDHAVVDGRDYWMVVHNRNGVNSELGYHPVGRIETLADVSTLVAHRDDARVDGVEVFRNYLVLELREDAVETAYLMDIRNGFSEFVPIAVDEELVSVNTTGNSEWESPVLRIVVTSFVRPARVFDMDLATGEKVLRKEQIVLPAPDGTPFKPGDYVARRVWVTARDGAQVPVSLIYRADLDLNQPNPVLLYGYGSYEISRDPAFLTARLPMLDRGGIFAIAHVRGGGEMGRAWYDNGKQLKKMNTFTDFIDVADHLIETGVTTAETMVAEGGSAGGMLMGAIANMAPDRFSGVQAIVPFVDPLTSMLMPDLPLTVTEWDEWGDPYHDPEVYDYMASYAPYENIDPETKYPAILAVTSLNDTRVLYVEPAKWVAKLRDVAGADALMKIDLASGHGGVSGRYEQWKEIAFETAWELERMGLA; from the coding sequence ATGTCGACTGAAAACCCTTCTCAGAACACTGCTGCGAGCACGTCGGACATTAAAGCTCCAGTGCCCCGAAAGCACCCCACTACTCGCACCTTCCACGGCCGAGATTTCGTAGATAACTACGAATGGATGCGGGACAAAGAATCCGAAGAGCTCATGGCTCACCTCAAGGCCGAGAATGCTTGGACGGAACACCGCACTTCGCACTTGGATTCCCTGAAGAAGGACATTTTCGAAGAAATCAAGGCTCGGGTTCAGGAAACGGATCTCTCCGTTCCAGTACGTTCTGGCCAGTGGTGGTACTTCTCCCGTACTGAGGAGGGAAAGAACTATCCGACGATGTGTCGTATCCCCGCACGTGAAGTTGACGACTGGACCCCACCACGGATCGAAGCAGGGACTGCTGCCGAAGACGAGGAAGTATTCCTCGACGCCAACGCGCTGGCCGAGGGCAGCAAATTCTTCAGCTTGGGTGCCGCGAGTGTGACGCTAGATGGCACGCGGTTGGCGTACTCCGTGGATCTCGCCGGTGATGAGCGCTTTAAGATGCGTTTTAAGGATCTGACCACCGGTGAGCACTGGCCGGAGGAAATCAGCAACATTAGCTACGGTGCCACCTGGGTTGGAAACGATACCGTCTACTACCAGCGAGTGGACGATGCATGGCGGCCGCACGAGATTTGGAAGCACACCCTAGGCACACCAGTAGAGGAAGACGAGCTGGTTTTCCGTGAGGAAGATGAGCGCTACTGGACAGGTGTAGGTACTACCCGGTCTGAGCGCTACTTGCTGGTATCGACCAGCTCCAAGGTCACCAGTGAGTGCTGGTACTTGGATCTCCAGGATCCCGATGCTGAATTGACCTGCATCCTGCCACGGGAAAACGGCATCGAATACGGGGTGGACCATGCAGTCGTCGATGGCCGTGACTACTGGATGGTTGTGCACAATCGAAACGGCGTCAATAGTGAATTGGGATACCACCCAGTAGGCAGGATCGAAACGCTCGCTGATGTTTCCACCCTGGTGGCCCACCGTGATGACGCTCGCGTGGATGGCGTAGAGGTTTTCCGGAACTACCTGGTGCTTGAACTGCGCGAAGATGCCGTTGAAACTGCCTACCTCATGGATATTCGCAATGGCTTTAGCGAGTTTGTCCCCATTGCTGTTGACGAGGAGCTCGTCAGCGTTAATACCACCGGCAATTCCGAATGGGAAAGCCCGGTTCTTCGCATTGTGGTGACCAGCTTCGTACGCCCGGCTCGAGTGTTCGATATGGACTTGGCAACGGGGGAGAAGGTTCTACGAAAAGAACAGATCGTGCTCCCCGCGCCAGATGGCACTCCGTTTAAGCCTGGAGACTACGTAGCCCGTCGCGTGTGGGTGACCGCACGCGATGGAGCGCAGGTTCCTGTCTCGTTGATCTACCGCGCTGATCTTGACTTAAACCAACCGAACCCCGTGCTGTTGTATGGCTACGGTTCTTACGAGATCTCTCGAGATCCGGCCTTCCTCACCGCGCGATTGCCAATGCTGGATCGCGGAGGCATTTTCGCTATCGCGCACGTTCGCGGCGGCGGAGAAATGGGGCGCGCTTGGTATGACAACGGTAAGCAACTTAAGAAGATGAACACTTTCACTGACTTCATCGATGTGGCGGATCATCTTATTGAAACGGGAGTAACCACAGCCGAGACGATGGTGGCCGAAGGCGGATCTGCAGGTGGCATGCTCATGGGTGCCATCGCAAACATGGCACCGGATCGGTTTAGCGGTGTGCAGGCCATCGTTCCGTTCGTGGATCCGTTGACTTCCATGCTGATGCCGGATCTACCTTTGACCGTGACTGAATGGGATGAATGGGGCGACCCTTACCACGATCCTGAGGTCTATGACTACATGGCCAGCTATGCGCCGTATGAGAACATCGACCCAGAGACCAAGTATCCAGCTATCTTGGCGGTGACCAGCCTCAATGACACCCGTGTTCTCTACGTTGAACCGGCCAAGTGGGTCGCGAAACTGCGCGATGTCGCAGGAGCAGATGCGCTCATGAAGATTGACCTAGCTTCCGGCCATGGTGGGGTTTCCGGGCGTTACGAGCAATGGAAGGAAATCGCCTTCGAAACCGCGTGGGAGCTCGAGCGCATGGGTTTGGCTTAA
- a CDS encoding phosphoribosylaminoimidazolesuccinocarboxamide synthase, with amino-acid sequence MRPELSDYEHISAGKVREIYEIDADTLLMVVTDRISAYDFVLDTEIPDKGRVLTAMSAFFFDNIDFPNHLAGPLDDERIPASVLGRAMVCKKLEMLPFECVARGYLTGSGLKEYNETGTVCGVELPEGLTEASRLPEPIFTPATKAEVGDHDENVSFDVVVEALGEDRAKELRDATLAIYSLAAEMARERGVILADTKFEFGLDENGQLVLADEVLTPDSSRYWPAEEYEEGKVQPSFDKQYVRNWLTGPKSGWDKKDGTPPPALPGSVVEATRARYVEAYEKISGKRFAEWIGSCV; translated from the coding sequence ATGCGTCCTGAACTTTCCGATTACGAGCACATCTCCGCCGGCAAGGTGCGCGAGATTTACGAAATTGATGCTGACACGCTGCTGATGGTTGTTACCGACCGCATCAGTGCGTACGACTTCGTCCTCGATACGGAAATCCCTGATAAGGGGAGGGTGCTCACCGCGATGAGTGCCTTCTTCTTCGACAATATTGATTTCCCGAATCACCTCGCGGGTCCTCTAGACGATGAGCGCATCCCTGCTTCCGTTCTGGGGCGGGCAATGGTGTGTAAGAAGCTGGAAATGCTGCCATTTGAGTGCGTCGCCCGTGGCTACCTCACTGGTTCGGGGCTTAAGGAATACAACGAGACCGGCACGGTTTGTGGCGTCGAACTACCGGAAGGGCTCACTGAGGCTTCTCGGTTGCCGGAGCCTATCTTCACCCCAGCGACGAAGGCAGAGGTGGGGGATCACGATGAAAACGTTAGCTTTGATGTGGTGGTCGAAGCCCTTGGAGAGGATCGGGCAAAGGAGCTTCGCGACGCCACCCTGGCCATTTACTCTCTAGCTGCGGAAATGGCACGCGAGCGCGGCGTGATTTTGGCGGATACAAAGTTTGAATTTGGCCTCGACGAAAACGGCCAGCTGGTGTTGGCTGATGAGGTTTTGACACCGGATTCTTCCCGTTACTGGCCAGCAGAAGAGTACGAAGAGGGCAAGGTGCAGCCTTCGTTCGATAAGCAATACGTGCGCAACTGGCTCACCGGGCCTAAATCTGGCTGGGATAAAAAGGACGGCACACCACCGCCAGCGCTGCCAGGTTCCGTGGTGGAGGCCACTCGTGCGCGCTATGTGGAGGCATATGAAAAGATCTCCGGAAAGCGCTTTGCGGAGTGGATTGGTAGCTGCGTGTAG
- a CDS encoding peptide ABC transporter substrate-binding protein, with protein MKAKRVLAALAAMTLTASLTSCSTKQPEAAAELISIYSSEPQNPLVPTNTTENGGGVLLETLFDGLVGYDPEGKPFNKVAKSITPNADSTKFTVEIKKGWKFHNGEEVTSDNFIKAWTFGADTKNGQLGSDFFANIKGFDELNGEKRTTDSLSGLRKIDDHKFTVELSAPESTWPLRLGYSSYVPLPKVAFEDMDAFGEHPIGNGPYMMDGADAWTHNVNIRLKPFDGYSGPNKPQNKGLNFVFYTSQDTAYADMQAGDLDSIRETVGPNAYPSYEADFPKSHSNRPYAAIESFGIPYALDHFKDDEEGKLRRQAISMAIDRNLITEKLFFGARTPARDFGSPTLGGTPDIKGKEVLSYQPDKARELWAKADKIRPYNSTFKIAYNADGGHQPWVEAVTNSIRQTLNIKAEGKAYPNFKGLRDDVVNDKLDSGYRTGWLGDYPSIANSLESQYRTKGSSNDSGYSNQQFDKLLSTAASSSSAKEAQPIYNQAQGILMQDLPQIPLWYKSASTAWNPKLKNFQTGWNGYPEFTKLTKEGDE; from the coding sequence ATGAAAGCGAAAAGAGTTCTGGCAGCGCTAGCGGCCATGACCCTCACCGCGAGCCTGACATCTTGTTCCACCAAGCAGCCCGAAGCAGCAGCGGAGCTTATTTCGATCTACAGTTCGGAACCGCAAAATCCTTTGGTGCCCACCAACACCACTGAAAACGGTGGCGGCGTGCTTCTGGAAACACTTTTCGATGGTCTCGTGGGCTATGACCCAGAAGGCAAGCCCTTTAACAAAGTGGCAAAATCTATCACCCCCAACGCGGACTCCACGAAGTTCACCGTGGAAATCAAAAAAGGCTGGAAGTTCCACAACGGGGAAGAAGTCACCTCCGATAATTTCATCAAGGCATGGACTTTCGGCGCCGACACAAAGAACGGCCAGTTGGGCAGCGATTTCTTCGCAAACATCAAGGGGTTTGATGAGCTCAATGGCGAAAAGCGAACCACCGATTCGCTTTCCGGCTTGCGCAAGATCGATGATCACAAGTTCACGGTTGAATTAAGCGCGCCGGAATCTACGTGGCCACTGCGTTTGGGGTACAGCTCCTATGTCCCTTTGCCCAAGGTGGCGTTTGAAGATATGGATGCCTTTGGTGAGCACCCCATCGGAAACGGCCCGTACATGATGGACGGGGCCGATGCATGGACTCACAACGTCAATATTCGTTTGAAGCCTTTCGACGGATACAGTGGCCCCAACAAGCCTCAAAACAAGGGGCTCAACTTCGTCTTTTACACCAGTCAAGATACGGCCTATGCGGATATGCAGGCAGGCGACCTAGATTCGATTCGCGAAACGGTGGGCCCAAATGCCTACCCTTCCTATGAAGCAGACTTCCCTAAATCGCATAGCAACCGTCCGTACGCAGCGATTGAGTCTTTCGGTATTCCCTACGCCTTGGATCATTTCAAGGACGATGAGGAAGGCAAGCTACGTCGCCAAGCCATCAGTATGGCGATTGATCGCAACCTCATTACCGAGAAACTATTCTTCGGCGCCCGTACACCCGCGCGTGATTTCGGTTCGCCCACCTTGGGAGGCACGCCAGACATTAAGGGTAAAGAAGTGCTTTCCTACCAACCAGACAAGGCCCGCGAGCTGTGGGCTAAGGCTGACAAGATCCGTCCATACAACAGCACATTCAAAATCGCCTACAACGCCGACGGTGGGCACCAGCCCTGGGTAGAGGCCGTTACCAACAGCATCCGCCAAACACTCAACATCAAGGCCGAAGGTAAGGCGTACCCGAATTTCAAGGGTTTACGTGATGACGTTGTCAACGACAAACTCGATTCTGGCTATCGCACCGGCTGGCTGGGTGACTACCCTTCGATCGCAAACTCCCTAGAATCCCAATACCGGACGAAGGGCAGCTCTAACGACTCGGGCTACTCCAACCAGCAGTTCGACAAACTCCTCTCGACAGCTGCAAGCAGCTCAAGCGCAAAAGAAGCACAGCCTATCTACAACCAAGCGCAGGGAATCTTGATGCAGGACTTGCCGCAGATTCCGTTGTGGTACAAATCTGCCTCCACTGCATGGAACCCAAAGCTGAAAAACTTCCAAACAGGGTGGAATGGCTACCCAGAGTTCACCAAGCTAACAAAGGAAGGTGACGAATAA
- a CDS encoding ABC transporter permease — protein MLWYVGKRLLQLIPVFLGATFLIYAMVFLTPGDPVLALAGEKAADPDVLDAIRQQYNLDKPFLVQYLLFLGGVFKGDLGMTFSNRPVIDVLAESFPITIKLALMALAIEIIFGIGFGILAGLKKGSWFDSTLLVVSLVIIAVPIFVIGFVGQFLFGIQWGIVPPTVGSNASFERLLLPAAVLGLVSFAYVLRLTRSEIAQNLRADFVRTAKSRGLPRWAVIRNHVIRNSMIPVVTFIGADLAALMGGAIVTEGIFNIHGVGGLVFQAVNLGESPTVVSVVTVLVIIFVISNLLIDLLYALLDPRIRYA, from the coding sequence ATGCTGTGGTATGTCGGAAAAAGACTGCTCCAACTCATCCCCGTGTTTCTTGGGGCCACCTTCCTGATCTATGCGATGGTGTTCCTCACCCCTGGAGATCCGGTGCTGGCTCTCGCTGGCGAGAAGGCCGCAGATCCAGATGTTTTGGACGCGATCCGTCAGCAATACAACCTCGATAAGCCCTTCCTTGTGCAATACCTCCTGTTCCTCGGAGGGGTCTTCAAAGGCGATCTCGGCATGACATTCTCCAACCGCCCGGTCATCGATGTCCTAGCCGAGTCCTTCCCCATCACCATCAAACTCGCCCTCATGGCGCTAGCCATCGAGATCATTTTCGGCATCGGTTTCGGCATCCTCGCAGGCCTCAAAAAGGGCAGTTGGTTCGATTCCACGCTGCTTGTCGTCAGCCTCGTGATCATTGCTGTTCCCATCTTCGTGATTGGCTTTGTGGGCCAGTTCCTCTTCGGTATCCAATGGGGAATTGTTCCGCCCACTGTGGGCAGCAATGCATCATTCGAACGGTTACTTCTACCCGCCGCGGTACTTGGACTCGTGAGTTTCGCCTACGTTCTGCGACTCACGCGCAGTGAGATTGCGCAAAACTTGCGCGCGGACTTTGTACGCACCGCAAAATCCCGCGGCCTTCCTCGTTGGGCCGTCATCCGTAACCATGTGATCCGCAATTCGATGATTCCCGTGGTCACCTTCATCGGGGCGGATTTGGCTGCACTGATGGGTGGCGCAATCGTCACTGAGGGCATCTTTAATATCCACGGCGTTGGTGGCCTCGTTTTCCAAGCTGTCAACCTCGGAGAGTCCCCCACTGTCGTCAGCGTTGTTACCGTTTTGGTCATCATCTTTGTGATTTCGAATCTTTTGATCGACCTGCTTTACGCCCTGCTGGACCCAAGGATTCGCTATGCCTAA
- a CDS encoding ABC transporter permease, with amino-acid sequence MPNSTNPNSNFAMAPRGTGPTVSRDERWVAETETEDVLTRDQLLPDSAPIGMWGNAWKQLRRRPLFWVASTIIVLTVLVALFPGLFSQADPRAADLHNSLAQARSGHPFGFTLQGYDVYARTVYGARASVLTGLLTTIFVTILGVIIGSVAGYLGGWVDAILSRLTDIMFAIPLLLAGIVLMQMFSVRNTFTVVFVLSIFGWPQMARVVRSAVLSTKNNDYVAASRALGLSKAGILFRHILPNCLASIIVMATTSLGIYIVAEATLSYLGIGLPPTVVSWGNDISTAQSTLRVAPSNLFYPATALALTVLGFILLGDTLKDALDPKERTR; translated from the coding sequence ATGCCTAATTCGACTAATCCAAACTCCAATTTCGCTATGGCACCCCGCGGCACCGGCCCCACTGTGAGCCGCGACGAGCGGTGGGTAGCCGAAACAGAAACTGAAGATGTGCTCACCCGCGACCAGCTTCTTCCCGACAGCGCCCCCATCGGAATGTGGGGCAATGCGTGGAAGCAGTTGCGCCGCCGCCCACTGTTTTGGGTAGCATCCACGATCATTGTTCTTACAGTCTTGGTCGCGCTATTTCCTGGTCTTTTCTCCCAGGCAGATCCCCGCGCCGCAGACCTTCACAACTCACTAGCTCAGGCTCGTAGTGGTCATCCATTCGGATTCACATTGCAGGGGTATGACGTATACGCCCGCACTGTCTACGGCGCACGCGCGTCGGTCCTCACCGGATTGCTAACAACAATCTTCGTGACCATCCTCGGCGTGATCATTGGTTCAGTCGCGGGCTACCTCGGTGGCTGGGTCGATGCAATTCTTTCCCGACTCACTGACATTATGTTCGCCATTCCTCTGCTGCTGGCCGGCATCGTTTTGATGCAGATGTTCAGCGTACGCAACACCTTCACGGTCGTCTTCGTACTCTCGATTTTCGGCTGGCCTCAGATGGCGCGCGTGGTGCGCTCCGCAGTTCTGTCCACCAAGAACAACGATTACGTGGCTGCTTCTCGTGCCCTAGGTCTATCCAAGGCCGGAATCCTGTTCCGCCACATCCTGCCCAATTGCTTGGCTTCAATCATCGTCATGGCCACTACTTCTCTTGGCATCTACATCGTGGCCGAAGCCACGTTGTCCTATTTGGGCATTGGCCTGCCACCAACAGTTGTTTCGTGGGGTAATGACATCTCTACCGCGCAGTCCACTTTGCGCGTGGCCCCTTCCAACCTGTTCTACCCAGCTACCGCATTGGCGCTGACCGTGCTGGGATTCATCTTGCTGGGCGATACCTTGAAGGACGCCCTCGACCCTAAGGAGCGCACCCGATGA
- a CDS encoding dipeptide ABC transporter ATP-binding protein produces the protein MTSPADSSATTANSTASRVGVKNNSDANKAAAPVLSMRGVDIAFGTKKNPLPTVFDINLDIYPGETVAIVGESGSGKSTTAHAVMGLIPGGGRVTSGTIELDGQDITHFSEKQFTAIRGNTVGLIPQDPMSNLNPVWTIGHHIKEGLKYNNIATGSEAHQRAIELLDEAGMKESSRRVDEYPHQFSGGMRQRALIAAGLAARPALLIADEPTSALDVTVQQQILDHLDQLTDQLGTAVMLITHDLGLAAERAQRIVVMSQGRIVESGPSLEILQDPHHPYTKKLVAAAPSLSARRADVTGRSAATVATRVSTPEEGSSADDVASNKKPLIEAKNLSKIYHVRGEKPWKKKDFVAAKDINFYLDRGRTLALVGESGSGKSTVAQMVLGLLQPTSGTITFNGEDVTSLDRKQELKFRRHVQPVFQNPYGSIDPMYSVFSTISEPLRIHKIGNKKEHEKRVRELLDMVAMPQSMMHRYPGELSGGQRQRVAIARALALNPDALILDEAVSALDVLVQSQVLELLNDLQQRMDLTYLFITHDLAVVKQIADETLVMRSGEIIERGQTDDLFANPREEYTQRLLNSIPGGSIPLHQG, from the coding sequence ATGACCTCACCTGCTGACTCCTCGGCCACGACTGCTAACTCGACCGCCAGCCGCGTGGGCGTCAAAAATAATTCCGACGCCAACAAGGCAGCCGCCCCCGTCCTATCCATGCGGGGGGTAGATATCGCCTTCGGGACGAAGAAGAACCCACTACCTACCGTTTTTGATATCAACCTGGATATTTACCCAGGTGAGACAGTGGCGATTGTGGGCGAATCGGGTTCCGGCAAATCCACCACCGCCCACGCGGTGATGGGCCTCATCCCCGGAGGCGGGCGTGTCACGAGCGGCACCATTGAACTGGATGGCCAAGACATCACGCATTTCTCGGAAAAGCAGTTCACTGCCATCCGTGGCAACACTGTGGGGCTTATCCCCCAGGATCCGATGAGTAACCTCAACCCAGTGTGGACGATTGGTCACCACATCAAAGAGGGGTTGAAGTACAACAACATCGCTACGGGTTCTGAGGCTCATCAACGAGCCATCGAACTACTCGATGAAGCTGGTATGAAGGAATCCTCGCGGCGCGTAGACGAGTATCCCCACCAATTTTCTGGGGGTATGCGCCAGCGTGCATTGATTGCGGCCGGCCTTGCGGCACGCCCTGCATTGCTCATCGCTGACGAGCCGACTTCGGCGCTGGACGTTACCGTGCAGCAGCAGATCTTGGATCACCTTGACCAACTCACCGATCAGCTTGGTACCGCCGTGATGTTGATTACGCACGATTTGGGTTTGGCTGCCGAGCGTGCACAACGGATCGTGGTTATGAGCCAAGGGCGCATCGTCGAATCGGGCCCTAGCTTGGAGATTCTGCAGGATCCGCACCACCCCTACACCAAGAAACTGGTGGCTGCTGCGCCGAGTTTGTCTGCACGTCGTGCGGATGTCACGGGCCGCAGTGCTGCCACTGTTGCCACGCGGGTTTCCACTCCGGAGGAAGGCTCAAGCGCGGACGACGTGGCGTCGAATAAGAAGCCCCTCATTGAGGCGAAGAACCTCTCGAAGATCTACCACGTTCGTGGCGAGAAGCCATGGAAGAAGAAGGACTTCGTGGCGGCGAAAGATATTAACTTCTACCTCGACCGCGGGCGGACGTTGGCGCTGGTGGGTGAATCGGGATCGGGCAAATCCACGGTTGCGCAGATGGTGCTGGGGCTGCTGCAGCCCACGAGTGGCACCATCACCTTCAACGGTGAAGACGTAACGAGCTTGGATCGCAAGCAGGAATTGAAGTTTCGACGCCACGTGCAGCCCGTCTTCCAGAATCCCTATGGTTCTATCGATCCGATGTACTCGGTGTTCTCTACGATCAGTGAGCCACTGCGGATCCACAAGATTGGGAATAAGAAGGAACACGAAAAGCGGGTACGTGAGCTGCTGGATATGGTGGCGATGCCACAATCGATGATGCACCGCTACCCCGGTGAGCTTTCCGGAGGGCAACGGCAGCGTGTAGCCATTGCACGCGCATTGGCATTGAACCCGGACGCACTGATTTTGGATGAAGCGGTTTCCGCTTTGGACGTACTGGTGCAATCGCAGGTGCTAGAGCTGCTGAATGATCTTCAGCAACGGATGGATCTGACTTATTTATTCATCACCCACGATTTGGCGGTGGTGAAGCAAATTGCGGATGAAACCTTGGTGATGCGGTCCGGTGAAATCATCGAGCGTGGGCAAACAGACGACCTGTTCGCCAATCCGCGCGAAGAATACACCCAGCGGCTACTGAATTCGATCCCAGGAGGAAGTATCCCTTTGCATCAGGGGTAG